The window TAATCTACAAAGCCACACCTTTGTGTAAGCTGCAATGGCAGAATGACAAATGGTGCTATTACAAGAACAAGCTGCGCTGCTCTCAATGTGTCTGAGCTAACCTAAAGAGGAGACTCTGATATATCCACTGATTTTAATGTTGAGAAATAGACTGCACTGCCCTGTTCTGTTATTACAGCAGATGTGAGAGTGAGAAAATACTGTAATGTTCTCTCATTTCTTTTTAAAGCTTTGTAAACTCCAGGTGATTCATTAAAGGATAACTACAGAGAATATTTGTAATAAGACAAATCTCAAGGTACTAGAATTACACATGCCTGATGGTATAATTTGTTATCCTCTGAATGCATGCGTATGTTGACCAGCAAGGTTTGTTATGCAATTAGTTATGACAAATATTCTCTCATGCCCTTAGCTGTTCCAGTATGTTTAAACACTGGTTGGTAGAAGATAAGCAGAAAGCATACATTGATAAGAGACCTAATATTcgatacagaaaaaaataaaaaataaataaattaaaaaaatatatatatatatgtatgaattctactttctaaaaaatataaactctaaattaaaaatgtaataattgctttataaattttttttttctaaacaataGATTTTTGTGGAAAAATTGAAAAGGTCATACacacaaatatttattaaataagaaCTTTTTGGTTAAAGACAGGAATTTGTACAAAGGGTCTTTATGAATTTGTCAATTATTTCATCAAAATATTAtagcatttatttttacaatttacaataagtTCAAAAATATTTCCTGTATTATGTTTGataggaaaaaaatataataaaaagaaacCTTAAATTAGATTGTTttggttttaattttatttcataaattCCAATTTTAGAATCAAAGAGTTATGTTATTTAAAACTAAAGACTGAAACGTTCATACACACTGTTGTAACTTGCAAATCTTTATTAAATCtttaatcttaaaaatattttcggtCAAAGATTTTCCTCAGGATTTTTTGCTAGAGGTCTTTATTaatttgttgaaattattttatgacaataatatgtatgtatatatttttttaaatgaagtactacattttatgtataaataaaattattgtataattatatactatgaaataaatgtttatgaaatgtatttgcatctaaatatgaatttaaaaagtttaataataTGAATTTATAATAAGTTTAATAATGTCCAATGTATAGTTTGATAGAAATAATATATCTAGctatgtcactcatgtttaaaataaaatggataTTAAATAGAAGACATTTGTAAAAGCGGGTTCACAGAAGCAGAGTGGTAAATAATATGAAGGTGCATGCGAGGAAGCAAGAGCTATACATTTAGACAGTGAAAGATGGAGAGGAGAGCTAGAGGGAGTTGCACTGCCTTGCTCCTATTGGCTAACCATTACGACATTCTCCCCAGAGGCTCCCAAACCCCCtccctttctgtctttctctcgccCCATCTCATGCTCTGTTTCTCCACTTGTGCCTGTCTGCATCATCCCTTGGCGAGCATACAGCAGCCATTAGCATTTAGCATGAGCAGCATCACAGTCTCAGCCATGTCCACTTTCCATTCGTCCACTGCCTTCCGTTCCCTAGCAATGCCTCTCCTGTCTTCCTCTCATTGTCCTCCTCCTCCCTCTCCGCTGTTCCAGTGCCTTTTCTAACACCGACAGCATCTCTATCTGCGCCTTCCTCCTGTCTCTCTCCTGCACTCGTTGACATTTCCCTTCCGTCTCTTTAATTGGCTAGAGCAGATGAGCTAGTGTAACAGATGCCTGGGCTTCGTTGTCCACCAGAGAAGACAACCACCACCCAGTCCAAGACGTTTACTGGAACTCTGGACCTCAGGTCTCTATCTCTCCACCCTCATCCCAGAGTTGGAGATCTTGGATGTGTCTTTGGAATTTTTTCTTGGACTGCTTCTTGACTAATGTTGCACCTTGGTGCAATGGCGACGGTTGTTTTGGGGGAAGTGTAGTACCTTTTGGATTGATGGATGCTTCGAACGAAGACTTAGTCTTGTGTTCTGAGGGATTTCAGAGCTTCTGTATTTTTACTCTCTTCTACTTGTTTAATGATGCGTGAAACAATAACAAGGACTCAGCTTCTTACCGGACAGACTCCATTAACGCTCTTCTCAGCCTCTTGCCGACCTCATGTTTTTTTCTAGATGTATTTTGAAGCATGCTCATAAATTTCATCCTTGGAGCAGAGCTTAATCTACCTGATAActcattttcctttttttctgatTGTTCCTCGTTTCAGCATCATACCTCGTTAGATTAATCTAAGACTAGGGGGTCTGAGATTTAACGTGGTGCCTGGCTTTGAAGACGAGCAAAACAAGGAAGACATGCCGCCTGTCAGCTGTCTCGCAACAACCACGCGACTCTCTGTCTGCCTGTTGCCTGGCAACAGATTGCAAATTTGAGAATTTAGGAGGAGCTGGCCAATGATAAAACAGGATCCTCAGGTTGAAGCTTTTTATCTCTTAGAACTGTGTGAAGCCACATTTTGTTTGGTTCTGGTGTCTTTTAATCTCAATGCACAGCTATGATGTAAAGAAGACCAACCTAGGCGTGGTCTCAAATAGTGTTTACACTGCAGACTTGAAATGAATCCGTATTCCCTCTGCAAGTgcaaaattgctctgttttttattCATTCCACATGCTTGTACACATCTAATCATGACCAAATGATGCCTCTGTTCTTGGCAAGACTGCTTCAGTGCCATCTAATCGACTTCCTGGACTGAAGTCAAAGTTGTAATTTACAAAATTTTTAAGATTGCTCGCCATCTCCATACTTCACCGTGGCTGATCCCAAGTCAGCCCCAGATCCTTCATGGGGGGATGATGCTGGGGATTCTGGGAGCTCCAAAGAGGTGCTTTCACCCCTGACTCCAGAGAGAGACTTGCCCTCACCGCCTTTATGGGGCCAGATGCCACCTGCGGTGCGGCGACTCGAGGAAGGGGGCACTAGAGAGGACAAAGCTGGGCTGGTGAATGACTGCACTGATAAAGTCATGGGCCTATTGGGCATGGGTCACCGCCTGTTTGTGCCCCGACTACTGGCGGTGAGGGACAATGGGCACAGAACAAGTCTTGTGCATATTTTTTGTAGATCTGTTATGTGATATGTTGGCAAGGGCTTGCCAGGCTTCTTGTTTGGACTCCATGTGTGCTTATGTATTTAGGAGAAGTGGTGCaaactactgtttttttttttttaataatttgatgGCAATCTTGTTTCATAATGTCCTTTATGATGTAATGATGTTGCTGTAAATGCTTAAGACTTTTCTTCTTCCTTGGCATCACTGGATAAGTGGACTTATTTACTAGCTGACTTATgttcagataaaaatgtaataaatagtgTGCAGTGTTGTTAGGTTCACCAAAGGGCAACCGCTTTAGTAGAATGTTATCATCCAGGATAATTCCTCTTCAGGCTGTACATTAAGTTAATTTCCTTAAAATatgtcaattattattttttgtctctgCACGCAGACATCCAAGGAAGACCTGCTTCAGGCCGACTTTGAGGGTGCCCTAAAATTTTTCCGCGTCCAGCTCCCAAAACGCTACAGGGCAGCAGAGAATGCCCGGCGCCTTATGGAGCAGGCCTGCAATATCAAGGTAGGAACCTTCTCAAAAATACCCATATTGTATCTCTTTGGCTTAGACAGTCCATTTTTTGAGAGCACTTGCCTGTGCAGTCTGTATCTTTAGAACTGACTGTAATGCCATGATACATGATATTTctctaaaactaaaacatttatcCCACACAATACTGAAATTTGCTGAGGTTTTAACTTTTCTCTAATGAGCCCATGTGAAAATTGACTAACATTTCTATAGAGAGTGAAAATAAGGATAGAAACTTACTTTACACAAGTGCACAAATGCTTGGCCAAAACACTGCTTGCATATGGTCCTATTGTACATGTgctcttgcgttactgtggcgaTAACAAACCTCAGTATTCAAGGGGGTAATAGTTACCCTCAGTTGCCTTTTAAAGCAAACTGCCTGTACTTTTATCTAGGTAGTTGGCTATACTACTAtataacttgctcagcaagattcttttcaaactgttgcttcaCTATGACTAGTTGACGAAAGAGATAAACGACTGTTTGCGCTAATGTCTGCTATTGCACCcattgtggcagcagtgtaaattgcagtctgacacatttcggTGCAACACAACAATGCATGAAATCAAGAAAGTGTTTGTGTTCACTAGTTAATGTTCAATATGTTTCGGGCCTGAAGCTTAAAAGTTGCAACAGCTACAGTTGGCATGGAGTAAGAGTAATGGGGCaacagtacactcactgagcactttattaggaacactatggccctaataaagtgccctacgtgatcttctgcttttgtagcccatccgcctcaaggttcaacgtgttgtgcattctgagatgctattctgctcactacaattgtacagagtggttatctgagttactgtagcctttctgtcagctcgaaccagtctgaccattctccgttgatctctctcatcaacaaggtctttccgtccacagaactgctgttcactggatgttttttgtttttggcaccattctgagtaaactagagacttttgggtgtgaaaatcccagcagatcagcagttacagaaatactcaaaccagcccatctggcaccaacaatcatgcaacagTCGAATCACAtatttcccccattctgatggttgatgtgaacattaactgaaggtcctgacccgcatctgcaatattttatgcattgcaatgctgcatcacggttggctgattagataaccgcatgaataagtaggtgtacaggtgttcctaagaaagtgctcaatgagtgtatatttataaGGAGTACAACCATAAAGCAATGCTTTTTTCTTTCATGTATCTGGAAACACACGTTCTTAACTCTCTAATACTGTTTATTATTGATGTTATGAAATAATACGCATTGTGACTGCATGCATCATCTCCAGTATTTCCAAACGCTTCATATGAATgtaaattatatgaaataattaaAAGTTGGCTTAATGTATTCACATTTGCACCGTATGAGAAATTTGATGCTCTAGTTATTCAGAGAATGCATAGACCTTGTCTGGGGGACCTGACATTTCAAGGCTCCACCAAGGCAAGGTGGTTTTAGGTCTCAAGGATAAATACCCAAAAATCTGTTGTCTCAAATTCATTCCACAGGGCATTTATAGGCTATTTTCCACTTCCATTTGGCTAGTTCTTCTACCACATATGCTTATACGAGTGTGTTTTGTTGCTTTGAGGGCAGGGGTTAGTTGtgttcatttgtttgtgttgCTAAGCTTGTGTGGTGTGTTCAGGAAGGAAAGAGGAGTCGAGATCAAGACGACACTGTGTTCATCCCCTACCCtgtatttctgtctctctttttccctCTGTTTGTTAATGTCTTCTCAGTATCACTAACAGCAGGATATCCTGTGCCTTAGTTGCTCACTGCTGTGCATCAGTAATGAAGTAATTGTATAATGTGTTGTATATCTAGAGATGACTGTTTGTATGCTACAGTTTATTCCAAAATCCTTGAAAATGTTTTTCCTAACTGTTGCTATAGGGATATTTTCTTTGGTACAGCTTTTACTGTCTGGCTATGTTCATGATGAAGTAAACTGTACAATATATACTGGATAGTGCATACTATGTTTTTAAAAGTAGTATGTGAAAGAGTATGCAATAtacttgttttcaaaaataataggTACAGGGTTCCTGCGGgtctttaaaatgtcttaaattcagttttcaaaagtgtaaggtcataaaaaaaagtcttaaatattataattttaagagGTGTTAAATTTGGAGATGGAAAGGCAGGAATCACGAAATGGCCTAATTTGATAAACTAAAGGCtatgatttaaataaatgtgtgagctgcatgcttcaaagtgaagaCGAGGTACTGTTGCGCAGCTCGTGATAGTGTTTTCAGCGGTTTTAAGAGCAATCTTTAAGTTTAAGTTATCAATCAGTAAGTACTGGACATTTATGATTGCTGATAATCTACTGTTAATAAATAATGACaatgtttagtttaaagtgttaATGTTGTTAGACGATTAAAGAAGATGATTAAAAGACTAgatattttattttccttttgaatgcacagctggaagcagtgaagcacagATATGTCAAAATAAGAGTGCCCAATGTATTTTGTTGTTAAAAGTCTTGAGCTATGCATccaagaaaatgttaaaatatttttgaactattggcagattaatctGTTATTGCCTTTCGACACATTATTGTGGTATCAACAAAATCCAGTATCGGTCGACCTCTTATTCGTATGTAGGGCCTATTGATATATTGGTACGTAAACCAATTTtaatatatgtggaaaacatttcTTGAGTATTTTCAACTTGCAGATATGCTGTTTTACTGAAGCACTGTTAAGACCTTGTTGAATGTGTGCCTTGGTCTgattaagtaaaataatctgtgctgcatgatttattttgagattgtattaatattatttgttcaggtctgataaaaggtcttaaaaagtcttacatttgcaGAAACCCTAAGGTAGAATCCCATTCCAAACACATTTTTCTCTGAAATTGGGCAAAAAACCCTAAATCAGGCAGGATTTAAGACCCAGTGAGAGAGGAATGGGAAACTAGATAGGGAGAGGCACTCTGTGAGAAACAATCACCTGAGAGAGGTGATGTAACAGGTGCATTCATCAGCTTACAAATGAGTCCGCAAAGGAAGCAGAGCACAGATTTGTCTCTCTTAAGGATCATtatcctttgtttttccttgtatGGCACTTTGTTTGGACTCCCTATAGGACACGCCCACTTAAGCACCCTTGATCCATTTCTCTCTTTGCACTCCCCTAATGTGTCTTTTTCTTAATGAAAAACAAGGATGGGTTCATACCCGACTTTACTTGGATGGTGCTTTTACTAGGAAAAATCTGTAGTATTTACACCATCACAACATCTCCAAAAAAAAGTTACGTTGTGCTTAATCTTAACTATGGACTTCTTCTCGAAAGAGTGCCTTCAAAGAGATGAACATAATCACATCATGCTGTTTTATcagtcttattttgaaattttgtaGCTGGATTTTCTGGGTAAATCAGTTCTGCATTGCTGTTGGTAAACAGACAGCATCTGTGTGACCACGCCTTATTGACGCGGGCTCCCAGTGTCCGTGTGAATGTGTACCTGTGCGTATGTGTACGTAGTCACACTTTCCTCTTTATCTTCTGCAAACAAGAGTGAAAGGTAAGCATGGCAGCTGATCAATGAGAAAATGTTCTGTTAGATGTGAGCGCTGAAGTGGGCAAAAGACAAGTGAGATGTTTAAACTGCTTTTTGATTTGCCAATCAACCTCAAAACTTGCacagttttgttatttttatactCTTATTCTCACTTGGTGTATTTTTACACTGTTTTTAGCTGATTTCTAGAAGATTCTGCCATTTGTCAGTGTACGGGGATGTCGTGTGGAGGATTTTTCCCTAGAGACAATGTCTCAGTGTGACGGTAGGGAGGGAGGAGACTGTTTGGCAAGGACAGGAACCCTTGTGCTATGTCTTCATATCAGACCTGGAAGCCACACACAATACACATACATAATGTGCCTCCAAGAGATTACTTCTACCACCCCCTGAATGGAAAATTTTCATCCAATCACATGTTCAAGAGAGGTGGAAATGCATGCCAGTTTTTTCTCTTTGAATTGGTGTACATTTAAAGAGGATCATTTCACCAGTTAATGAGCTTATGGGGTTGATGGAATTCACCGGCACCTGCTTACTCTGATGGCGAAAGCACAAGCTGTACTAACTTCCCCTCACTGGATTATGAACGGAGTACCAAATTTCACATCCTCTTGACAACAGAGACATGCTTCGAAAGTGGAAATTGCCTCTGAATTATTCAGAATTGGAATCAGTTGACTGCAAAGTAATCCACAACATGCCATCTCTAAACCTTGGCTGCATCTTTTTAGATATTTGCATTTGGATACTTATTAAACCAGGAACAGTGGAGCTTCAATTCTTTGAATTGAGCTTGGGATTTTCTGCGCAGGAAAATTAGTTTTTCTGTTTGCTGTGACATCTCGCACACTGTCgagcactcagcctttcaaatTAAGCTATTTTGATGGCAAGCCCGTAGGGACCCGTTTGATGTATGCATACTTCAGCTGCTTTGTGAttctctttagtacagtcaacaccAGGTATATGTGCAGATGACACGCACAGATGGCAGACTGtcatgtctagaaaaactgggctgcagGCGGACAGTACTGCACTGATGACGAAACTTGCTTTATGTGAAGACATAGTGCCAAgtggaaaaccgaagtatagCTTTAGAGGCCCCCTTCCTGTCACCCATGTGAGCGCAGCGAAAAGGGCAGCGGTGCATCAGAAATTTAGTCATTGTGGTTTGTCTGACAAACCCAAACTTCCCCTACCTCTCTTTCGTCGCCCTTGTCACTTGTTCTGTTTCCAGTGGTAACTACCACTGTGACTGAACTTAGTCCCACGAGACTGTGGGGGTGAATATCATCCCTTTGCACGCTGTATAAGCAGCAACATTTGTGAATTCTGGAATTCATTGTAAGCGGATAAAACAAACCTTTGAGTGTCAGTTCATTGGAAGATTTAGAAGGGTTACATGATCCTTGAGCTTGGCAAAAACACTAGCTACCTGAGAAAGTAGTGGAAGACAAAATcaggtgtgttgtgtgtgagttcCTCCATGGTCCTGCCCCCCTGCATTTATTTCCTGCCTCAAGGGGCTGGCTCTTATACGTAGGAGACTGTCAACTGCCCAGTCTCAACAGACTTGTCAAAGAGTCAGCACTCTTTCCACTCCTCCTCCTTCCTCCCTCTCTTATTTCTTGAAACTCACCTGTCTTGCTCAGTACTCCTCAGCTGTACATGCACTCTTTGCCAAGATGATGCAGGAAGTGTCTATAACGGTGGCTTACGACGCACATGTTATCAATCAGATCTACGAGGAGGACATCTTTGCTAATCTGGTGGCCAACTCCAAACCAAAGCCAGTGGTAGGTCTCGTTCAATCAACTGTCTTTACCTTCAAGCCACaagaaaataagtttgtttgtTAGTTAAAGCATGTTTGGACTTTATAACCTTTAAGCTTGTTGTATAAGACAGCAGTAGCCCATGTTTTTTAATAGATAACATGTTCTTTTAAAACTGTCTCACACTGTCTTCCCGCTTGGTGAAATTTCTGTTAGAGAAAGGTCCTGTAACGAAATTACGAGGCTCTACAATTTACTCAGTTATGTCCTTATTTTTGGCTCCAAGTTGGCATTTTTTGGagaactatgtgtgtgtgttggtaatAAGGTTCAGTTCAGGAGCAAGCCATTGGACCTTTAATGCAATTTTGCATGCTGTGACTCCTTTTTTCCCCCAGTGTAGATATTTTGAATATCCAGATGAGCCTAGTGACCTGAATATTCAAACATTTGTTTCTGTAAAAGCCCTGGTGTAACGAATTTCAATGAACAAAGCAGAGCTCACTTTCTGTGGCGTTTTTAAGTATATATACCTTTGAGAAAGAGGTGGTGAGAAATTGCACGTTTTAGTGTTAAACTTGAATGGAAAGTCGAGTTAATCTACTCATAATTTAAGTACCTGTGTAGGTGTTTTGTGTATATACTAACTCTTTACTCGCTGAGTGAGAATGTACCTGTAGCTTTGTCATAGGTACCAAATGTGTTTTAACGAAGTTCCATGAAACCTCCCTCACAAACTTTCCGTATACATATCAATGCAAGTGTAAAACCATAGTTTAACGTTTGTGCTGAGAGCTTTAGTTCCATGTGAGGTTTGCCATTTCAGTGTGTCATTTTGTGGTCTGTGGCTATGCGACATATCCGGACTGAGTCTATTGAGTCTACTGAGTGATGTTTGCATCACTATTGCTCTTGCTCATACTTTGGGTGaaagatttgaacaaacccctaaccctaaatatcatatttggtgcataacgtttcccacacagtttgtgctacggacatcgAGCGgtttgttgagaagaggtgtgctattactattcactatttatattatttttattgagcaTTTAGGTGTATGATTTTCACCTGGCGGATGATTATAGGAGGCATCCAAGCCATATCTATGGACCAGAGAATTAAAAagacttggaggtgggctcttttgacttggaatAGTAGGCAGCcacctaacaatgccctagcaaccacccagaacaccctggcaacctaATATCAACGtaccaaaaatattttagaacacCTTATCAACCTCAGTAAGAACTACAGCAACACCTTGGTAGCCACCACCAACGCTGTAGCATTGCGGACTTAACTTCtgatatttcaaatcagttgtTTCCTTCTCATCCCTGTACACCGTGTTCTGAAGAGTTTGTATCATCTTCACATTCCTCAAACAGCACAGTGAACACTTTGTGCAGTAACAGAGGCAAAAGTGCTTGGCCTACACCTTCCCTTTTTTACATATTGAGAAGTTAACTTACCCAAGCTTCAAACCAAAAAAACGTCGTCAttacaacttcacaaaaaatGTGGCTTCCGTGATAAAACCAATTGTTCAAACACTTGAACAAAACATGTTTGTCGCTCTGCTGACTCTCATCTCAAGTGTCCTTAGTCTACTGGGTCTGTGAATACAGCCAGCTTTTGTGTGGTCAGCAGACCCCTCCTTCATTCAAAGAGGTCAGAGTTCAGACACACTGTATGGGGACATGGAAGACATTCAACAATGAGCTGCTGTTCAGGAGAGGTGATGCTGTTACAGATAAGATGGTTTCCTAAATGTTATCCAACAAATGTCCATTCAATGGATCTTTGTGTGTTTGGAGGACATGTTTTGTCATTACCACTATGTGTTGTCAATAATAGAGAGGAGaaattgcaaaatattattttgcttAATTTGTAAATCTAGATtgaaggatatttagatatttttactggaaaacaagccaaagacaccagtaagaaaatgattttttgcgaTTTCTCCTCTCTATTATTGacaacacatacaggtgcatctcagtaaattagaatgtcgtggaaaagataatttatttcagtaattcaactcaaattgtgaaacttgtgtattaaataaattcaatgcacacagactgaagtaatttaagtctttggttcttttaattgtgatgattttggctcacatttaacaaaaacccaccaattcactatctcaacaaattagaatacatcataagaccaataaaaaaaacatttttagtgaattgttggccttctggaaagtatgttcatttactgtatatgtactcaatacttggtaggggctccttttgctttaattactgcctcaattcggcgtggcatggaggtgatcagtttgtggcactgctgaggtggtatggaagcccaggtttctctgacagtggccttcagctcatctgcattttttggtctcttgtttctcattttcctcttgacaataccccataggtctggtgagtttgctggccagttaagcacaccaacaccatgggcATTTAAccacttttggtgcttttggcagtgtgggcaggtgccaaatcctgctggaaaatgaaatcagcatctttaaaaagctggtcagcagaaggaagcatgaagtgctccaaaatttcttggtaaacgggtgcagtgactttggttttcaaaaaacacaatggaccaacatcagcagatgacattgcaccccaaatcatcacagactgtggaaacttaacactggacttcaagcaacttgggctatgagcttctccacccttcctccagactctaggaccttggtttccaaatgaaatacataatttgctctcatctgaaaagaggactttggaccactgggcaacagtccagttcttcttctccttagcccaggtaagacgcctctgacgttgtctgtggttcaggagtggcttaacaagagcaatacgacaactgtagccaaattccttgacatgtctgtgtgtggtggctcttgatgccttgaccccagcctcagtccattccttgtgaagttcacccaaattcttgaatcgattttgcttgacaatcctcataaggctgcggttctctcggttggttgtgcatctttttcttccacactttttccttccactcaactttctgttaacatgcttggatacagcactctgtgaacagccagcttctttggcaatgaatgtttgtgtcttaccctccttgtgaagtgtgtcaatgattgtcttctggacaactgtcagatcagcagtcttccccatgattgtgtagcctagtgaaccaaactgagagaccattttgaaggctcaggaaacctttgcaggtgttttgagttgattagctgattggcatgtcaccatattctaatttgttgagatagtgaattggtgggtttttgttaaatgtgagccaaaatcatcacaattaaaagaaccaaagacttaaactacttcagtctgtgtgcattgaatttatttaatacacgagtttcacaatttgagttgaattactgaaataaatgaacttttccacgacattctaatttattgagatgcacctgtagtggtAAAACATGTCCTCCAAACACACAATGATcgtaagatattaagtcttgtgtTCAAATAAATCATACAAAATTTGGTGAGGTTGATGTTTGagacaaaaaaaatctatttgccaatggggtataaaaataacttttatttcaaAGAGAAAGCAAGTTTAGATTTCTTaaaccattggcaaatagttttcttgttttattcttatttctctgtaaacaagacttaaaggaatatttcgggctCAATACAtattcagctcaatcaacagcatttgttgcataatgttaattaccaaaaatatatatatatatatatatatatattttgactcgtccatcctttaaaaaaaagcaataatcaagGTTAGAGTGGattccacttacaatggaagtgaatgaggacagttatcattttataaaagcatttacatgaattcttctgttaaaactcatgtatttgagctgtaaagttgtttaaatcattctttttacagtctttttagggtttgttgactacatcgtcCTGGCagcgaaattgtaaaattggctataactttcacttcaattgtaagtgcctcactggaacccagatatttttttttttttttttttttttttataaagaaatggAGGAGctagtccaaatacatttttgtggtaatcagtgttatgccacaaatgctgtccattgagcttaacttgtattgaacccagaatattacttttAATGTCTTGCTTCATTTTGCTTaagtgtatcttgttttaagtatgtttagatCAAAAAACAAATACTTAAAAAAGCTTACTTAATCCTTGGTAAGAAAAGAGTGCTGAATACTTCTCT of the Myxocyprinus asiaticus isolate MX2 ecotype Aquarium Trade chromosome 49, UBuf_Myxa_2, whole genome shotgun sequence genome contains:
- the LOC127438412 gene encoding rab GTPase-activating protein 1-like isoform X9, which codes for MMQEVSITVAYDAHVINQIYEEDIFANLVANSKPKPVVPTKKLKKFEKEYQSLRESQLQQEDPIDRYQIRTV